The Myxococcota bacterium genome contains a region encoding:
- a CDS encoding cytochrome c encodes MRTRVVVSLACALAVSSACQQSADPVEAGRRAYAANCTACHNPDPAKEGTVGPAIAGSSAELVRARVLRAEYPAGYKPQRDTHLMPAQPFLAPQVESIAAYLGSLSR; translated from the coding sequence GTGCGAACCCGCGTCGTCGTCTCTCTCGCGTGCGCCCTGGCCGTGTCGTCCGCCTGCCAGCAGAGCGCCGATCCCGTCGAGGCGGGTCGGCGCGCCTATGCGGCGAACTGCACCGCGTGTCACAACCCGGACCCGGCCAAGGAGGGCACGGTCGGTCCCGCCATCGCCGGCAGCTCGGCCGAGCTCGTGCGCGCGCGCGTGCTGCGCGCGGAGTACCCGGCGGGCTACAAGCCGCAGCGCGACACGCACCTCATGCCCGCGCAGCCGTTCCTGGCCCCGCAGGTCGAGAGCATCGCCGCCTATCTCGGCTCGCTGTCTCGCTAG
- a CDS encoding phosphoribosyl-AMP cyclohydrolase: protein MNELEEGTRAQLDFGKLRKIAETNQQVLPVVLQHADTGEVLFVGYANRRALEETLRVRQAVLWSTSRNELWHKGATSGDWLDLVDVRVNCEQNSLLYRVRPHGGVCHTKDARGQTRKRCYYRTVKDLDSLTEPE, encoded by the coding sequence ATGAACGAGCTCGAAGAGGGAACGCGCGCGCAGCTCGACTTCGGAAAGCTGCGCAAGATCGCCGAGACGAATCAGCAGGTCCTGCCGGTCGTGCTCCAGCATGCCGACACCGGCGAGGTGCTGTTCGTCGGCTACGCGAACCGCCGCGCGCTCGAGGAGACCCTGCGCGTGCGCCAGGCCGTGCTGTGGTCGACTTCGCGCAACGAGCTCTGGCACAAGGGCGCGACCTCGGGCGACTGGCTCGACCTGGTCGACGTGCGCGTGAACTGCGAGCAGAACTCCCTGCTCTACCGCGTGCGGCCGCACGGCGGCGTGTGTCACACGAAGGACGCCAGAGGCCAGACCCGGAAGCGCTGCTACTACCGGACCGTGAAAGACCTCGACTCACTCACCGAGCCCGAGTGA
- a CDS encoding SDR family oxidoreductase, which produces MRLAGKVAVITGGASGMGRATALRFLAEGASVVVADLNDANGKEFIETAAQGGYAARVRFARTDVAEEADVARMIEVATSDFGKVDVVFNNAGIGGAFGPITNMEVEDWDFTFSVLVRGVFLGIKHGARAMKRQGSGGSIISTASVAGLSGGYGLVCYSAAKAAVINLTRAAATELAPERIRVNAICPGAILTPLTHRGNPEAVRPRLATLQPWPEAGEGEHIAGAALFLASDDSRFVTGEPLVVDGGLTAAGPNLAARMRQEGGGSPFMGVSGVDKGSTGQPPVIRPAEK; this is translated from the coding sequence ATGCGGCTGGCAGGCAAGGTGGCGGTGATCACGGGCGGAGCGAGCGGCATGGGGCGCGCGACCGCGCTGCGCTTCCTGGCCGAGGGCGCCTCGGTCGTGGTGGCGGACCTGAACGACGCCAACGGCAAGGAGTTCATCGAGACCGCCGCGCAGGGCGGCTACGCCGCGCGCGTGCGCTTCGCGCGCACCGACGTCGCCGAGGAGGCGGACGTGGCCCGCATGATCGAGGTCGCGACGAGTGACTTCGGCAAGGTCGACGTCGTGTTCAACAACGCCGGCATCGGCGGCGCGTTCGGCCCGATCACGAACATGGAGGTCGAGGACTGGGACTTCACCTTCTCGGTGCTGGTGCGCGGCGTGTTTCTCGGCATCAAGCACGGCGCGCGCGCGATGAAGCGCCAGGGCAGCGGCGGCTCGATCATCAGCACCGCATCGGTCGCGGGTCTCTCGGGCGGCTACGGCCTGGTGTGTTACTCGGCCGCCAAGGCCGCGGTGATCAATCTGACCCGCGCGGCGGCCACGGAGCTCGCGCCCGAGCGCATCCGGGTGAACGCGATCTGCCCCGGCGCGATCCTGACGCCGCTCACGCACCGCGGGAACCCCGAGGCGGTCAGGCCCCGGCTGGCCACCCTGCAGCCCTGGCCCGAGGCCGGCGAGGGCGAGCACATCGCGGGGGCGGCCCTGTTCCTCGCCAGCGACGATTCGCGCTTCGTGACCGGCGAGCCGCTGGTCGTCGACGGTGGACTCACCGCCGCCGGCCCGAACCTCGCGGCCCGCATGCGCCAGGAGGGCGGCGGGTCGCCGTTCATGGGCGTGAGCGGGGTCGACAAAGGCTCGACGGGCCAGCCGCCGGTGATTCGCCCCGCCGAGAAGTGA
- a CDS encoding cob(I)yrinic acid a,c-diamide adenosyltransferase, producing MKIYTRGGDTGETSLFGGERVKKNAPRVTAYGEVDELNSVIGVARAAVTHDDLRAKLETIQSSLFDLGGELATPGARKKAGPRVADADVGELEGWIDELETELEPLRNFILPGGAPAAALLHLGRTVCRRAERAVISLSEREEVESLLVRYLNRLSDFLFVLARVVNRRAGVAEPQWIGRER from the coding sequence ATGAAGATCTACACGCGCGGGGGTGACACCGGGGAGACCTCCCTCTTCGGCGGCGAGCGCGTGAAGAAGAACGCCCCGCGCGTCACCGCCTACGGCGAGGTCGACGAGCTGAACTCGGTGATCGGCGTCGCGCGCGCGGCAGTCACCCACGACGACCTGCGCGCCAAGCTCGAGACCATCCAGTCCTCGCTCTTCGACCTGGGCGGCGAGCTGGCCACGCCGGGCGCGCGCAAGAAGGCCGGGCCGCGCGTCGCCGACGCGGACGTGGGCGAGCTGGAAGGCTGGATCGACGAGCTCGAGACCGAGCTCGAGCCGCTGCGCAACTTCATCCTGCCCGGCGGCGCGCCCGCGGCGGCGCTCCTGCACCTGGGCCGCACCGTGTGCCGGCGCGCCGAGCGCGCGGTGATCTCGCTCTCGGAGCGCGAGGAGGTCGAGTCACTCTTGGTCCGCTACCTGAACCGGCTGTCCGACTTCCTGTTCGTGCTGGCGCGCGTGGTGAATCGCCGCGCGGGCGTGGCCGAGCCGCAGTGGATCGGTCGCGAGCGGTGA
- a CDS encoding glycoside hydrolase family 36 protein, translating to MAVTIQREETAVSLANERVRARLELAPARVSLFDPSGAVGVAGARLCAWVDGQPREGTVGGTRVVASLVRDLAFEDEVDTPLGRAARVRARIALAEGLELGLALELGAGWPGVVLGLELHNVGPAPRAVAALEPFAWQPGAGARLALPGDPEALAFLALGYQSWSPARWLRLGERPPAPRRFVRRVFSSPFAPQARRGRFVSDSACALGVPGRTGLALGFASHSRWSGWIEAANARGRLNALDARCATDGAELAPGQSLSAERLWLGLAAPVEEALAQWAERAGREMAAPVPARSLAGWCSWYRFGTRVRAEDVSRNLRALRELPAKLDVVQIDDGFQSALGDWLTPAAGFPEGLAPLAREIRAEGYRPGLWLAPFLAAPRSRLAREKPEWLLRGASGRPLTALWNPDWPGRRALALDATQPAVEAWLESLGRELRALGFDYLKLDFLFAGALAGKRHDPRASGVQAYRRGIAALRRGVGPGVFLLGCGAPLGPSIGLFEGMRIGPDVAARWRNPGFDRVLGLPSGPSARNSLANVLARAPLHQRLWLNDPDCVLLREAPSQLDAGETRTLAAAIALSGGLVVVSDELSELSSERRRWLERMLPALSRAPSAGPARAGLPDELVTRFDDGSALWLRVNLGERDARVDLDPAALGLRGPLRVWDVFAERELGRGSGEMSLGTLPPHGARLLRLVPDDGARVVGTTLHWGAGALEAEPVAMGPAGEARVRLKLAGRREGEIAVALPGSPRLTRAHVAFDDALELGLRVGGVVNPGEIAD from the coding sequence GTGGCGGTCACGATCCAGAGAGAGGAGACGGCGGTCTCTCTCGCGAACGAGCGCGTGCGCGCACGGCTCGAGCTCGCGCCCGCGCGTGTCTCGCTGTTCGACCCGTCCGGCGCCGTCGGGGTCGCCGGCGCCCGCCTGTGCGCGTGGGTCGACGGCCAGCCGCGCGAGGGCACGGTCGGGGGCACGCGCGTCGTGGCCTCGCTGGTGCGCGATCTCGCCTTCGAGGACGAGGTCGACACGCCGCTCGGGCGCGCGGCCCGCGTGCGTGCGCGCATCGCGCTGGCCGAGGGGCTCGAGCTGGGCCTCGCGCTCGAGCTCGGTGCCGGCTGGCCGGGGGTCGTGCTCGGGCTCGAGCTGCACAACGTGGGCCCGGCGCCGCGCGCGGTCGCGGCACTGGAGCCGTTCGCGTGGCAGCCCGGCGCGGGCGCGCGCCTCGCCCTGCCCGGCGACCCCGAGGCGCTGGCCTTCCTGGCGCTGGGCTACCAATCGTGGTCGCCCGCGCGCTGGCTGCGCCTGGGCGAGCGCCCGCCGGCGCCGCGCCGGTTCGTGCGCCGTGTGTTCAGCTCGCCCTTCGCGCCGCAGGCGCGCCGCGGCCGCTTCGTGTCGGACTCGGCCTGCGCGCTCGGCGTGCCCGGCCGCACGGGGCTCGCGCTCGGCTTTGCGAGTCACTCGCGCTGGTCCGGCTGGATCGAGGCGGCGAACGCACGCGGGCGCCTGAACGCGCTCGACGCGCGCTGCGCGACCGACGGCGCCGAGCTCGCGCCCGGCCAGTCACTCTCTGCGGAGCGCCTGTGGCTCGGGCTGGCTGCGCCGGTCGAGGAGGCGCTCGCGCAGTGGGCGGAGCGCGCGGGCCGCGAGATGGCGGCGCCGGTGCCGGCGCGCTCGCTCGCCGGCTGGTGCTCGTGGTACCGCTTCGGCACGCGCGTGCGCGCGGAGGACGTGAGCCGCAACCTGCGCGCGCTGCGCGAGCTGCCGGCGAAGCTCGACGTGGTGCAGATCGACGACGGCTTCCAGTCCGCGCTCGGCGACTGGCTCACGCCGGCGGCGGGCTTCCCCGAAGGTCTCGCGCCGCTGGCGCGCGAGATCCGCGCGGAGGGCTACCGCCCGGGTCTGTGGCTCGCGCCGTTCCTGGCGGCGCCGCGCTCGCGGCTCGCGCGCGAGAAGCCCGAATGGCTGCTGCGCGGCGCGAGCGGCCGGCCGCTCACCGCGCTGTGGAACCCCGACTGGCCCGGCCGGCGCGCGCTCGCGCTCGACGCGACGCAGCCCGCGGTCGAGGCCTGGCTCGAGTCACTCGGCCGCGAGCTGCGCGCGCTCGGCTTCGACTATCTCAAGCTCGACTTCCTGTTCGCGGGCGCGCTCGCCGGGAAGCGCCACGACCCGCGCGCCAGCGGCGTGCAGGCCTACCGCAGGGGCATCGCGGCGCTGCGGCGCGGCGTCGGGCCCGGCGTGTTCCTGCTGGGCTGCGGCGCGCCGCTCGGCCCGTCGATCGGCCTGTTCGAGGGCATGCGCATCGGCCCCGACGTGGCCGCGCGCTGGCGCAATCCCGGCTTCGACCGCGTGCTCGGGCTCCCGTCGGGGCCGTCGGCGCGCAACTCACTGGCCAACGTGCTCGCGCGCGCGCCGCTGCACCAGCGCCTGTGGCTCAACGATCCCGACTGCGTGCTGCTGCGCGAGGCGCCGTCGCAGCTCGACGCCGGAGAGACGCGCACGCTGGCCGCGGCGATCGCGCTCTCGGGCGGGCTGGTCGTGGTGTCGGACGAGCTCAGCGAGCTCTCCAGCGAGCGCCGGCGCTGGCTCGAGCGCATGCTGCCGGCGCTGTCGCGCGCGCCGTCGGCCGGTCCGGCGCGCGCCGGGCTGCCCGACGAGCTCGTGACTCGCTTCGACGACGGCAGCGCGCTCTGGCTGCGCGTGAACCTCGGCGAGCGCGACGCGCGCGTCGACCTCGACCCGGCGGCGCTCGGGCTGCGCGGACCGCTGCGTGTCTGGGACGTGTTCGCAGAGCGCGAGCTCGGCCGCGGCTCGGGCGAGATGTCACTCGGCACTCTGCCGCCGCACGGCGCGCGACTCTTGCGGCTCGTGCCCGACGACGGCGCGCGCGTGGTCGGCACGACGCTCCACTGGGGCGCGGGCGCGCTCGAGGCCGAGCCCGTGGCCATGGGCCCGGCGGGCGAGGCGCGCGTGCGGCTCAAGCTCGCGGGCCGGCGCGAGGGCGAGATCGCCGTCGCCCTGCCCGGCTCGCCGCGCCTCACGCGCGCCCACGTCGCCTTCGACGATGCGCTCGAGCTCGGGCTCCGCGTCGGGGGGGTTGTGAACCCCGGCGAGATTGCCGATTGA
- a CDS encoding urate hydroxylase PuuD, giving the protein MVLFTLDGFLFLLRWFHFMAGITWIGMLYYLNFAQTPFLASELGGAARSPIQRGLLPTVLWWFRWGAMFTFLTGWTIVIIKMAVGGSSSAYYATILTGGFLGTFMWFNVWFVIMPRQYVIMANAEGVAAGKPPDPAAAAVGPVAGRASRTNTLFSIPMLFFMGAASHLTIANHMEPKVMLYLAIVLIVTAIFEANIFTGTVPKPLSTVSGTIHAGLGLTLVLFVVATLLL; this is encoded by the coding sequence ATGGTGCTTTTCACGCTCGATGGGTTCCTGTTCCTGCTGCGCTGGTTCCATTTCATGGCCGGCATCACCTGGATCGGGATGCTCTACTACCTGAACTTCGCGCAGACGCCATTCCTGGCCAGCGAGCTGGGCGGCGCGGCGCGCAGCCCGATTCAGCGGGGCCTGCTCCCCACCGTGCTGTGGTGGTTCCGCTGGGGCGCGATGTTCACGTTCCTCACCGGCTGGACGATCGTGATCATCAAGATGGCGGTGGGCGGCTCGTCGAGCGCCTACTACGCGACCATCCTGACCGGCGGCTTCCTGGGCACGTTCATGTGGTTCAACGTGTGGTTCGTGATCATGCCCAGACAGTACGTGATCATGGCCAACGCCGAGGGCGTCGCGGCCGGCAAGCCGCCCGATCCCGCGGCCGCGGCGGTCGGGCCCGTGGCGGGCCGCGCGTCGCGCACCAACACGCTGTTCTCGATCCCGATGCTGTTCTTCATGGGAGCCGCGAGTCACCTGACGATCGCGAATCACATGGAGCCGAAGGTGATGCTCTATCTCGCGATCGTGCTGATCGTCACGGCGATCTTCGAGGCGAACATCTTCACGGGCACCGTGCCCAAGCCGCTCTCCACGGTCTCGGGCACGATCCACGCGGGCCTGGGCCTCACGCTCGTGCTGTTCGTGGTCGCGACGCTCCTGCTCTAG
- the pyrE gene encoding orotate phosphoribosyltransferase, producing MNAREVAKLLVSIGAVELRTDPAQWFTWASGERAPIYCDNRVVMSYPDARRRIAAALAESIRRAFPDAQVIAGTATAGIPHAAWVADLLELPMVYVRGAAKEHGKGKLVEGRPLRGERVALVEDAVSFGGSSLSAVAGLEAEGGKVVGVQAIYSYGFPKARERFAAAGVTLLALTDFDALLESLELDAPTKQVLLAWRAR from the coding sequence GTGAACGCACGCGAGGTCGCGAAGCTCCTGGTCTCGATCGGCGCGGTCGAGCTGCGCACCGATCCCGCGCAGTGGTTCACCTGGGCGTCGGGCGAGCGCGCGCCGATCTACTGCGACAACCGAGTGGTCATGTCGTATCCCGACGCGCGCCGCCGCATCGCCGCGGCCCTGGCAGAGTCGATCCGGCGCGCCTTCCCCGACGCGCAAGTGATCGCGGGCACGGCGACCGCGGGCATCCCGCACGCCGCCTGGGTCGCCGACCTGCTCGAGCTGCCCATGGTCTACGTGCGCGGCGCCGCCAAGGAGCACGGCAAGGGCAAGCTCGTCGAGGGCCGTCCGCTGCGCGGCGAGCGCGTGGCGCTGGTCGAGGACGCCGTGTCGTTCGGCGGCAGCTCGCTCTCGGCCGTGGCCGGGCTCGAGGCCGAAGGCGGCAAGGTGGTCGGCGTGCAGGCGATCTACAGCTACGGCTTCCCGAAGGCCAGAGAGCGCTTCGCCGCCGCGGGAGTCACTCTGCTGGCGCTCACCGACTTCGACGCGCTGCTCGAGTCACTCGAGCTCGACGCGCCTACGAAGCAAGTCCTGCTCGCTTGGCGAGCGCGCTGA